GACGAGGACGGCGTCCAGATCCGAGACGCCGTCGCGTGTCGGGAGCGACAGGGCGACCAGGTCGGCGGTGACGGTGAAGGAGAAGGGCAGATCGGCGACGCGCTCGTCGATGCAGGAGGGCGCGTCGCCGTCGGCGTAGCGCTCGATGGCCTCGTCGACGAGGCGGTCGTCGGCGACGACCTGGGCGTCGAGGACGCCCCGGTCGGCGAGTTCGTCGACCATGCGTGCGAAACGTGGGTAGTACACCTGCGCGCCGACGCGGAGCCAGTCGGCCTCGCGGAACAGCTCGACCGCCCAGCGTTCGAGGTACTGGGGGTTCCGGGCGGGGTTGCGGTACAGCTCCCACTCGCCCGCGCCGGCGAGGCGCTGTCTGAATCGCCGCGGCAGCGCCGACACGTCGTGGTCGTCCCAGAACTCGTCGTCGAGCAGGTCCTCGACCGCGTCCTGACGGGCCAGTTCGTCCGCGACCAGGCGACCGCGGGCGGACAGTTCCCACCGGTCGGACTCGCGGACGAGCCCGCGATCGGCCAGTTCGTCGAGCGTCTTGTAGACGCCCGACTGGCTCACGTCGAGGTCCGCGTGGAGGGCGGCCGTCGTGCGGGGGTCGCGCTCGACGGCGCGGAGGAGGTCCGAGCGCAACGCCGACCGCGCCACGAAGGTGACCAGGGAATCACCGTTCATACCCACAAAACTGGGGATGGACGACTTTTAATCCGTGCGGTTCGTTCACGGACAGGTCCGTCCGAAGGCCCCGATTTCCCACCGTTCCGGCCTTCACACACCGTAGTACGTTACACGGCCCGTGGAACCGTCCAGCGACCGTCCGCGATTCCACAGAAAATTTAATATAATTTATACTTCCGGGCGCGCCACTCGATGCCATGGACGAGGACAAGTATCCGGCGCCGTCGAGTCGCCGTCGCTTCGTGAAGGGGATGGTCGGCAGCGCGGCACTGGGGTCGCTCGGCGTCGCTGGGTCCGGGGTGACGACGGTGCCGACGAATCGCAGCGGCGTCGGTGGCGGGAACGTCGAGGCGAAGGTCATCAAGAACACGGACGGTCCGGCGCCACGGGGGATGTCCCAGATCCCGGTGACCGTCGAGGACGGCTATCTCAAGGGCGTCTGGCCGACGGCGACCGAGAGCGGGGAGGTCGCCGACGGTGCGGCGAAGACGACGCTGGGCGGCGTGACCTACTCCAGCAAGTGGTTCCAGTACTGCGGCATCCAGACCCACCCGAAGCTCGTCCCCGACAGCGAGGCGGACAACTTCCTGCGGGCCGACCCCGGCGGCCGGTACGACTGGGAAGCTGACCTGGAGCCGGGGACGAAACTCGCCGTCGAACTGTTCGACGACTACGAGGAGTGGGGCAACGGCGTCGGCGACGACGGTCTCGGCAAGCCCGCGGCGGCCACCTGGCGCTCGGTCGAACCCGAGTCGACGCTCCCGGTGCAAGTCATCCGCAGCCCCGAGATCGAGCGCCTCGCGCAGGACGACGAGTGGCTCGCCGCGAGCACCGACCGGGGGTTTCTCGCCTGGCTCAACAAGTGTACGCATCTGTGCTGTGTCCCTTCGGGATTCAAGCAGTCGGCCACCGTCGACGGCGCCGAGAACGCCGTCTACTGTCAGTGTCACCAGTCGATCTACGACCCCTTCGACGTGGTCTCGAAGGTCGTCACCGCCTTTCCCCGCCCATCGAACTGACCGGTCGACGGACGGTCGGGTCCCGATCGAGACCACCGCGGTCCCGCGAAAACGTTTACTCGCTCGCGACTCACAGGAGGTTTTTCAGTATCTACCGTGTAGAATGAGGTGATGCCCCAGATCGAGGTTTCCGAAGACCTGTACCGCCAGATCGAGACGGAGTCGGTCGAGGGCGACATCGATACGGCCCTCTGGAAGATGGTCGGTGCCTACCGCCGCGCGAACAACCCCGAAGCCGACAGGACCTGATCGACCGGCCGATTGTTCGGCTCGGCGCTCGCCGCACCGACAGCGACAGTTATCCCTGCGGTGGTCGTCGTGTCCCCATGGTCGAGGACGCGAGCGGTGGCGAGGAGAC
This DNA window, taken from Halosimplex litoreum, encodes the following:
- a CDS encoding Rieske (2Fe-2S) protein; amino-acid sequence: MDEDKYPAPSSRRRFVKGMVGSAALGSLGVAGSGVTTVPTNRSGVGGGNVEAKVIKNTDGPAPRGMSQIPVTVEDGYLKGVWPTATESGEVADGAAKTTLGGVTYSSKWFQYCGIQTHPKLVPDSEADNFLRADPGGRYDWEADLEPGTKLAVELFDDYEEWGNGVGDDGLGKPAAATWRSVEPESTLPVQVIRSPEIERLAQDDEWLAASTDRGFLAWLNKCTHLCCVPSGFKQSATVDGAENAVYCQCHQSIYDPFDVVSKVVTAFPRPSN
- a CDS encoding helix-turn-helix transcriptional regulator; the encoded protein is MNGDSLVTFVARSALRSDLLRAVERDPRTTAALHADLDVSQSGVYKTLDELADRGLVRESDRWELSARGRLVADELARQDAVEDLLDDEFWDDHDVSALPRRFRQRLAGAGEWELYRNPARNPQYLERWAVELFREADWLRVGAQVYYPRFARMVDELADRGVLDAQVVADDRLVDEAIERYADGDAPSCIDERVADLPFSFTVTADLVALSLPTRDGVSDLDAVLVGSGEGAVELGRDIHTHFWDRAVPVEDYLATV